Genomic segment of Plasmodium brasilianum strain Bolivian I chromosome 8, whole genome shotgun sequence:
TGAATCCTTTCATATAGcgaaaaatgtacatatacctATTACAGCATGGACACTTAAGCGTGCACATACCTTACATATACGTGCTTTACAAACACGTACCTTATGTGCCCCAATTACACACCGCCTAacttttgtaaaatttgtaaaacGAACTTATATGCGCTTCATTTGATGTACATGTTCCATGCTtctcactttttttttgtacactatctttaaaaggaaaacaaaaaatattttttaaatacctCTGGTCAAAACCTTTTGGAAATAAATGTTCATTTCCCCATCTTCCATTTCCTTTTATGACATCATGATTTAAGTTTAAGCTTTCTCTCGTGTATTTTGGtagtttaatattatttttttttttttttttttaaataagaaatgGCATTCAGCTCGCTGTATATGCTTGGGCACCACAGTCCCTAAAAGAGGGGAgggaaagtaaaaaaaaaaaagagtaaaatgatgcaaaaaaaaaaaaaaaaaaaaagcagtaAAACAAAGCAAAACAAGTTAGCACATTAAACAAAAACGCAATGAAGCAGTGGTAACGGAAAAAGCaacataatttattcatCGAAAGGaacgttaaaaaaaaaaaaaaatgcagatTATATTCCTAATACGTGACTTCCCCTTAgtctacatatataatggcatttacatttttgctAGTTGCTTATATTACTTGAATACTTCTTCTATTTGAATAAACCTTAGGCCCTccatgttttaaaaaatcggTATTCCCAGCACTATCTTTGTATAAGTTAATAATATCAACGAGGTGCTTAGATTTTACATCTTTTAAAGATATTTCATATTTGctgttatttatgtattcaaATATAGCAACTGGTTCTTCATACTGCTCATGATGAATTTCGaaatttaaatgtttattcTCCTCCTTATAGTCAGGTAAAATaaatcttaaaaaaaatcgaACATTTCTGCTGCTGTGTCCTGTTTCACTGTATTtcaataaaactttttttaactGATACACGCCATTCGAACACATATTTCTCTAAAATGAAATGGTGGTAACGTAAAGTAGCGGCAGTGGAAAATGGCGGTAATACATCACTATTCTGTACGAGCATATGTGTACGTAAATAATACACCTACGTATGAGTctgtaatacatatatacatataaataagcGTGCATtcgtatatgtttatgtattattcgtacatatcattatatttttttctttcgtcctatttttttagtattcATCTGTCCCTACACACGTCATTTTTAACATAACAGGCaacaaaatgaattaaacacaaaatgttaaaaaagatactcctttaaaaaatttatttttttaacattatatttttacaataaaacagtctcatatttaaaacacattacaaaaaaaagaaaaaaaaaaaaaaaaggttaattatataaaataaataattctttttcagGATTcctatttattaatttgtaaaCAGCTCGATTTAATTACTTGAATGTTGCAATACTGTGACCtcattttgataaaaaaaaaaaaaaaaaaaaaaaaatttccttaAAAAGCGATTTTCCTTGGTCAATATCCTCAAGAAATTGATAAACGTGTGCAATAATTTTGAAGTAAACACATAATTTTAtggaaagaaaatataaaggcTTAAAATTATGAGCACCGCAAACTTCAATtgcattgttattatttattcactGTGTACTATGTACTgggcatgtatatatatatatattgtttttttta
This window contains:
- a CDS encoding ribosomal protein L43 gives rise to the protein MRSQYCNIQRNMCSNGVYQLKKVLLKYSETGHSSRNVRFFLRFILPDYKEENKHLNFEIHHEQYEEPVAIFEYINNSKYEISLKDVKSKHLVDIINLYKDSAGNTDFLKHGGPKGLWCPSIYSELNAISYLKKKKKK